CGACTTGGTTCGAACTGAGAGGGATCGTCGGTTTCGGTCATGATGCGGGCGATGGGTACCGCTTGGCTGAGGATGGAGGAATAGCATGGCACCCGGAAACTGCCGGCTGACCCATTGTTGCTGCGCGGCCCGGGCATGTGGCATCGGGTATTACCCCTAGCAACGAAGCATTGAATAATTGCTGCTTGGGGTTTCCGCCAATTTTTTGTCATTGCGCATCGACACACAATGCGTGAATGCCCCTATGCACGATTTTCAAACAACTGCTCGTCGCAGTCGCCGCCATGCTCATGACGCTCACTGCCGGGGCACAGCAGCCTGCCGTCTCGAACAACCCGATCAAGATCGGCGTCTCCGGCCCGTTCACTGGCGGGTCGGCCCCGATGGGGATCTCGATGCGCGAAGGCATCCGGATCGCAGCCGCGGAGATCAACGCAGCGGGTGGTCTGCTTGGCCGCCCGGTCGAACTGGTCGAGCGCGACGACGAGGCACGCAACGAGCGCGGCGCGAATGTCGTGCAGGAATTGCTCAACAAGGAAGGCGTGGTCGCCGGCCTCGGCATCGTCAACACTGGCGTCGCCCTTGCGAGCCAGCGCTACTACCAGCTCGCGCGCGTTCCGGTTATCACCTCGGTGGCAACCGGCTCCCTGGTCACGAAGCAGTTTCACCCACCCGAGTTCGTCGACAACTACATCTTCAGGGTATCGGCCAACGACACCCTTCAGGCCGCCATGATTGTGGAAGAAGCCGTCGATCGCCGCGGCTTCCGGCGCGTGGCGATCTTTCACGACGCCACGAACTACGGTGTCCTCGGTCGCGAAGACCTCGAGGCCGCACTCGACCGGCGCGGGATGCGTCCGCAGCTGGTCGAGCGCTTTCAACTGCGTCAGGCCGACATGACCCAGGCCCTGATGCGAGCCAGGCAGGCCGGCGTGGATGCGATCCTGACCTATGGCATCGGCCCCGAGCTGGCGCAGATTGCAAACGGCATGGCGCGCCTGCAGTGGAAAGTGCCCCTGATCGGCAGCTGGACGCTGGCCATGTCCAACTTCATCGACAACGCCGGCCCCAACGCCGAAGGCGCACGCATGCCGCAGACCTTCATCCAGGAGCCGAACTCACCTCGGCGCAAGCGCTTTCTCGATGCGTGGCAGGCGCTGACCGGAACCGAGCGAATTCCCGTTCCACCTGCGGCCGCACAGGGTTATGATTCCGCCCTGCTGCTCGCTGCCGCCATTCGTCAGGCAGGCACAACCGAAGGTGACCGTATCCGGGACGCCCTGGAAAACCTCCAGACCCGGGTGGAGGGCGTGATCATGGACTATGAACGACCGTTCTCCAGGAACAACCACGAAACCATCGCCGCGACCGGTCAGATCTTCATGGGCGAAGTGCGCGGTGGCAAGGTGGTCTTTGCATATGAAGAAGACCGTTTGCGAGCGGTTCGCAGATGATGCAGTTGGTAAACGCTTTCCCGATCGGCCGGGGGATCTCTCCCTCCCTCCCTCACCCCCGGCCGATTTTTTTCCGTAAGTCTCAGTCGACAGGGCTCGCGCTGCAGTGCGCGAGCCCTGTTTCATTTTGCGCGCCGGCGTTCACGAAACGCAGTGTTTCGCGCGCCCGACGCCTGGCATGGAGGAACCAGCTTTTGATCTGAGCGGCGAAAGATGCATATGAGGTTTTCAAGATAGATATTGCACGATGCGAAATAACGTTTTATAGTTCGAAACGTTGAGCAAACGAGCCACGGTTCGTGCGCGCACGATTTACGAACGCAACCGCTCGTAATGGGCGGAATCTGCCAAACAGCAGTCATGAGGAGACAAGCCATGGGAACAAACAACGTCCTTCTGCAGCCCGACCCGGACACTCAGGAAACGCAGGAATGGCTCGAGGCAATCGCCGCAGTCATTGAGAACGAAGGCCCCGAACGCGCCCATTACCTGATCGAAAAGCTCATCGACAGCGCACGCGAGGAAGGCATCAACCTGCCCTACTCCGCAACCACTCAGTACATCAATACGATTCCTGCCGATCAGCAGCCCAAGTATCCGGGCGATCCGGACATGGAGATCAAGCTTCACTCCTACATCCGCTGGAACGCCATGGCGATGGTGGTGCGTGCCAACAAGCACACCAACGTCGGTGGCCACATCTCCTCATTCGCTTCATCCGCTGCCCTCTACGACGTGGGCTTTTCGCATTTCTGGAAAGCGACGGACCACGAATCCGGCGGCGACATGATTTTCTTCCAGGGCCACTCGGTCCCCGGCGTCTACGCCCGTGCCTACATGCTCGGCCGCCTGACCGACAGCCAGCTCGACGGCTATCGTCAGGAAGTCGACGGCACCGGCATTTCGTCCTATCCGCACCCGTGGCTGATGCCGGATTTCTGGCAGTTCCCTACGGTCTCGATGGGCCTCGGCCCCCTGTGCGCCATCTACGCCGCTCGCTTCACGAAGTACATGGCGAGCCGCGGCCTGATCGACGCAAAGAAGGCCGAAGAGCGCAAGGTGTGGGCTTTCCTCGGCGATGGTGAGACTGACGAAGTCGAATCCCTCGGCGCCATCGGCATGGCCGCGCGCGAGAAGCTCGACAACCTGATCTTCGTCATCAACTGCAACCTGCAGCGCCTGGACGGCCCGGTGCGTGGCAACGGCAAGATCATCCAGGAACTCGAAGGCGAGTTCCGCGGCGCGGGCTGGAACGTCATCAAGCTGGTGTGGGGCACCCACTGGGATACCCTGTTCGAGCGCGACAAGACCGGCATCCTCAAGAAGCGCATGATGGAGCTGTGCGACGGCGAATATCAGACCTTCAAGGCCAAGGACGGCGCCTATGTGCGCGAGCACTTCTTCAACACGCCTGAGCTGAAGGCACTGGTTGCCGACTGGACAGACGACGATGTGTGGCAACTGAATCGCGGCGGTCACGACCTGTTCAAGATCTTTGCCGCCTACGACGCAGCCGTAAAGCACAAGGGCCAGCCGACCCTGATCCTGGCGAAGACCATCAAGGGCTTCGGTCTGGGCCAGTCCGGCGAGGCAATGAACATTGCCCACAACACCAAGAAGCTCGACGTCGAATCGATCAAGCGTTTCCGCGACCGCTTCGGTCTGCCGGTGTCCGACGACAAGGTCGCCGACCTGCCCTATCTGAAGTTCGACGAGGACTCGGCCGAGTACAAGTACATGCGCGAACGCCGCATGGAACTGGGCGGCTTCCTGCCCAGCCGCCGGACCAAGGCCGAAGCCCTGCAGGTTCCCGGCCTCGACGCTTTTGCCGCGCTGCTCAAGCCATCCGGTGAAGGTCGCGAACTGTCGACCACCATGATCATGGTGCGCATCATGAACACCCTGCTCAAGGACAAGCAGATCGGCAAGAACATCGTGCCGATCGTGCCCGACGAGAGCCGCACCTTCGGTATGGAAGGCATGTTCCGCCAGTACGGCATCTGGAACCAGGAAGGTCAGAAGTACGTTCCGGAAGACCATGACCAGCTGATGTTCTACAAGGAATCGGTCACTGGCCAGGTGCTGCAGGAAGGCATCAACGAGGCCGGCTCGATGGCCGACTGGATCGCCGCCGCAACCGCTTACTCGGTGCATGGCGTGCAGATGGTTCCGTTCTACATCTGCTACTCGATGTTCGGCCTGCAGCGCACCATGGACATGTGCTGGGCGGCTGCCGACCAGCGTTCGCGCGGCTTCCTGATCGGCGGCACCGCCGGTCGCACCACGCTGAACGGCGAAGGCCTGCAGCACGAAGATGGCCACAGCCAGATTCTGGCCAATGTCATCCCCAACTGCGTCAGCTACGACCCGACCTTCCAGTACGAGCTGGCAGTCATCGTGCAGGACGGCATGCGCCGCATGTTCGCCGAGCAGGAAGATGTGTACTACTACATCACGGTGATGAACGAGAACTACGAGCACCCGGAACTGCCGGCGGGCTCCGAAGCCGACATCATCAAGGGGATGTACGCGTTCAGGAAGGGCGCCGAAGGCAATGGCCCGCGTGTGCAACTGCTGGGCTCCGGCACCATCTTCAACGAAGTCATTGCCGCAGCCGATCTGCTCAAGAACGACTGGGGCGTGGATGCGGACATCTGGGGCTGCCCGAGTTTCAACGAACTGGCCCGCGACGGTCAGGCCGCTGCGCGCTGGAACCTGCTCCACCCGCTGGAGGCACCGAAGCTCTCGCACGTCGAACAGAAACTTGCCGACGCCAAGGGCCCGGTCGTTGCCGCAACCGACTACATCAAACTGTTCGCCGAGCAGATCCGTCCCTTCGTGAAGAGCAGCTACATCACGCTGGGCACCGACGGCTTTGGCCGCTCCGACACCCGCGAGAAGCTGCGTCACTTCTTCGAAGTGGATCGTCGCTGGGTCACGCTGGCTGCATTGAAGGCACTGGCAGACGAAGGCAGCATCGAACGCGAGAAGGTTGCGGCCGCACTGGTCAAGTACAACCTTGACCCGTCCAAGCCGAACCCGATGTCCGTCTGAGCGCCGAAGGAGACAAGAAGATGAGCCAACTGATTGAAGTCAAGGTTCCGGATATCGGCGATTTTTCCGATGTACCGGTGATTGAACTGTTTGTGAAGGTCGGCGACACCATCAAGGTGGACGACTCGATCGCCACGCTGGAATCCGACAAGGCAACGATGGATGTCCCGTCGTCGGCGGCCGGCGTGGTCAAGGAAGTGCTGATCAACCTCGGCGACAAGGTGTCGCAAGGCACGCTGATGATCAAGGTCGAAGCCGCAGGTGATTCTGCAGCGGCAGCCCCTGCTGCTGCACCCGCACCGGCCGCCGCACCGGCGCCAGCTGCAGCAGCGCCGGCTGCGCCGCCTGCGGCCGGTGGCGGCATTGTCGAAGTGAAGGTGCCGGACATCGGCGATTTCGATGAAGTGCCCGTGATCGAGCTCTACGTGAAGGCTGGCGACACGATCAAGGTCGACGATGCCATCGCCACCCTCGAGTCCGACAAGGCAACGATGGACGTGCCCTCGTCGGTTGCCGGCGTGATCAAGGAGGTTCTGGTCAAGCTCGGCGACAAGGTGTCCGAAGGCTCCGTGCTGATCAAGGTGGAAGCGGCCGCTGCCGCTGCCGCAAGCGCGCCGGCACCGGCGGCCAGTGCGCCCGCCGCCCCCGCTGCAGCACCTGCACCCGCCGCTGCGCCCGCCCCGGTTGCAGCGCCGGCACCAGTTGCTGCGGCCTCCGCACCAAGCGCAGTCAAGCTTGGCGGAAAAGTGCACGCCAGCCCTTCGGTACGCGCCTATAGCCGGGAACTGGGCGTAGACCTGTCGACCGTAAAGGGTTCAGGCCCGAAGAACCGCATCCTGAAAGAAGACGTCACCGCCTTCATCAAGGGCGCGATGAGCAGCGGCGTGGTTCCGGGCAAGACGCCGGCTGCTGCGGCCGGCGGCAGCCTGGGTGGCGGCCTCGACCTGTTGCCGTGGCCGAAGGTCGATTTCGCCAAGTTCGGCGAAGTTGAAGTCAAGCCGATGTCGCGCATCAAGAAGATCTCCGGTCAGAACCTCGCCCGCAACTGGGCCATGATTCCTGCGGTCACCTATCACGAAGATGCCGACATCACCGACCTCGAAGCATTCCGTGTTCAGATGAACAAGGAATACGAGAAGTCCGGCAAGAAGCTCACCATGCTCGCCTTCATCATCAAGGCCTCGGTGCGTGCGCTGCAGGAGTTCCCGGAGTTCAACACCAGTCTCGATGGCGACAACCTGGTGTACAAGAAGTACTTCAACATCGCATTCGCGGCCGATACCCCGAACGGGCTGGTCGTGCCGGTTGTGAAGGAAGCCGACAAGAAGAGCGTGTTCGAGATCGCTGCCGAAACCGGCGCCCTGGCCAAGAAGGCACGCGATGGCAAGCTCGGCCCGGCAGACATGTCCGGTGCCTGCTTCACCATCTCGTCGCTGGGCGGCATTGGTGGCACCTACTTCGCGCCCATCGTCAATGCGCCTGAAGTCGCCATCCTCGGCGTGAACAAGTCGGCGATGAAGCCGGTGTGGGACGGCAAGCAGTTCGTGCCGCGCCTCACGCTGCCGATGTCGCTGACGGCCGACCACCGTGTCATCGACGGCGCACTGGCAACCCGTTTCAACGTCTATCTTGCACAAATGCTGGCCGACTTCCGTCGGGTCATGCTGTAAGGGGGCCACGTCATGAGTCAAATCGTTGAAGTAAAGGTCCCGGACATTGGCGACTTCGATACCGTTCCGATCATCGAACTGTTCGTTAAGGTCGGCGACAGCATCCAGGTCGACGACGCCATCTGCACGCTTGAGTCCGACAAGGCCACGATGGATGTACCGTCCGAGGTGGCTGGCGTAGTGAAGGAAGTTCTCGTCGCCCTCGGCGACAAGGTCGGCGAAGGCGCAGTGCTGCTGAAAGTCGAGACGGCCGGCGCAAGCGCCGCTGCACCGGCTGCAGCACAAGCCCCTGCAGCACCGGCTGCGGCCGCCGCACCTGCGGCAGCACCATCCGCTGCTCCCGCCGCCGCCAGTCATGGCGGCACGGCCGACATCGAGTGCGACATGCTCGTCCTCGGCGCAGGCCCTGGCGGTTACTCCGCCGCCTTCCGCGCAGCGGACCTCGGTCTGAAGACCGTCATCGTCGAGCGCTACCCGAGTCTGGGCGGTGTGTGCCTGAACGTCGGCTGCATCCCCTCAAAGGCACTGCTGCATGTTGCCGAAGTCATGGATGAGGCCTCTCATGTCAGCACCGCCGGCATCAGCTTTGCCAAGCCCACGGTCGACGTCGACGCGCTGCGCAAGCACAAGGATGGCGTGATCGGCAAGCTGACCGGCGGTCTCGCCGGCATGGCCAAGGCGCGCAAGGTCGAGATCGTGCGCGGCTACGGCAGCTTCCTCGACCCCAATCACGTCGAAGTCGAAGTTACCACCGGCACGGCTCAGGACAAGACCGGCGACAAGAAGGTCATCCGTTTCAAGCAGTGCATTATTGCAGCCGGTTCGGCTGCAGTGCATCTGCCCTTCATCCCACGCGACCCGCGCATCGTCGACTCTACCGGCGCACTGGAACTCCGTCAGGTGCCCGAGAAGATGCTGGTCATCGGCGGGGGCATCATCGGCCTTGAAATGGCCACGGTGTACTCCTCCCTCGGTAGTCGCATCGATGTGGTCGAGATGCTCGACGGCCTGATGCAGGGACCGGATCGCGACGCAGTCAAGGTATGGGAAAAGCAGAACGCCCATCGCTTCGACAAGGTCATGCTGAAGACCAAGACGGTCGGCGTAGAAGCGAAGGATGACGGCCTGTATGTCACCTTTGAAGGTGAAGGCGCACCGACTGAGCCGGTCAAGTACGACATGATCCTGCAGTCGGCCGGCCGCTCACCCAACGGCAAGAAGATTGCTGCTGACAAGGCCGGCGTTATCGTTGGCGAACGCGGATTCATTCCGGTCGATGCACAGATGCGGACCAACGTGCCGCATATCTTCGCCATCGGCGACATCGTCGGTCAGCCCATGCTTGCGCACAAGGCAGTACATGAGGCTCACGTCGCCGCAGAAGTCGCGGCAGGTCACAAGTCAGCCTTTGACGCCACCGTGATTCCCGGTGTCGCCTACACCCATCCTGAAGTCGCATGGGTCGGATACACCGAAGCCCAGGCCAAGGCCGAAGGCAAGAAGGTCGAAACCGCCAAGTTCCCGTGGGCAGCGAGCGGCCGCGCGATCGCCAACGGTGCCGACTACGGCTTCACCAAGCTGATCTTCGACGCCGAATCCCATCGCGTGATCGGCGGTACGATCGTCGGCCCGAGTGCGGGCGACATGATCGGTGAAGTGTGTCTGGCAATCGAAATGGGCGCCGACGCGGTCGACATCGGCAAGACCATCCACCCTCACCCGACGCTGGGCGAAACGGTGGGCATGGCAGCCGAAGTGGCGCACGGAAGCTGCACCGACCTGCCACCGATGCGCAAGAAGTGACAGCGTCGGACAGTGAATAACGGTGAAACAGAGAATGGCGGCCTGCGGGTCGCCATTTTTTTGGTTCGATTTCCGAGAGAGGTATCAGTCGCACGGAGAATGCCGCTTCTTCGCAAAGAAAGGCCTGGAGTAACTTCGGCTCATGCACCGAGCAGACACCGCAGCTGCACGACAACGTCGCCGAGAGCTTATGCCGAGAGCTTCTTTCTCTTGCTAACGCGGAAGCGTCATCAAGCGTCGGATCTACAGGCCCCAGCGCGAATGCGGGGGGACGAGGAATGCCTTCTATTACAGCGCGCTTTTCTACAAGTCTCCGCGCCTACACGGTTTCCGCTCAATTCTAGTCAGCGGCGTTTGAACAGCGGTACCGTGTCGCAATGCAGGACCGTCTGCTCAATCCGAGGGATTCGCCTCCCGCGTTGTAGCGCTGCGTGCCGTAGACGTCAAAAACCCCGCTGAGGATTATCTCAGCGGGGTTAAGCGTAGGGTTAGTCTGACGATGACCTACTTTCACGAGAACGAATCTCACTATCATCGGCGCGATCTTGTTTCACGGTCCTGTTCGGGATGGGAAGGGGTGGGACCAAGACGCTATGGTCGTCAGACTATGACTTGTCACCTGCGCGTTGCAGGCCAAAGCGGGAAGAAGTATATGGGTGTTGTGATTGCGTCGATGGTTGGGCGAAGTTTTTTCGTCCAACAACGAGTATCGACTGTTTTGTAAGGTTATAGGATCAAGCCTCACGGGCAATTAGTATCGGTTAGCTTAACGCATTACTGCGCTTCCACACCCGACCTATCAACGTGGTGGTCTTCCACGACCCTTCAGGGGGCTCTAGGCCCCAGGGAAGTCTCATCTTGAGGCGAGTTTCCCGCTTAGATGCTTTCAGCGGTTATCTCTTCCGCACTTAGCTACCCGGCGATGCGACTGGCGTCACAACCGGTACACCAGAGGTGCGTCCACTCCGGTCCTCTCGTACTAGGAGCAGGTCCACTCAAACTTCCAGCGCCCACGGCAGATAGGGACCAAACTGTCTCACGACGTTTTAAACCCAGCTCACGTACCACTTTAAATGGCGAACAGCCATACCCTTGGGACCGGCTACAGCCCCAGGATGTGATGAGCCGACATCGAGGTGCCAAACTCCGCCGTCGATGTGAACTCTTGGGCGGAATCAGCCTGTTATCCCCAGAGTACCTTTTATCCGTTGAGCGATGGCCCTTCCATACAGAACCACCGGATCACTATGTCCTGCTTTCGCACCTGCTCGACTTGTCGGTCTCGCAGTCAAGCCTCCTTTTGCCATTGCACTATCAGTACGATGTCCGACCGTACCTAGGAGACCTTCGAACTCCTCCGTTACCTTTTGGGAGGAGACCGCCCCAGTCAAACTGCCCACCATGCACTGTTCCCGACCCGGATTCACGGGCCTGGGTTAGAACCTCAACGACACCAGGGTGGTATTTCAAGGTTGGCTCCA
This genomic interval from Parazoarcus communis contains the following:
- the aceE gene encoding pyruvate dehydrogenase (acetyl-transferring), homodimeric type — its product is MGTNNVLLQPDPDTQETQEWLEAIAAVIENEGPERAHYLIEKLIDSAREEGINLPYSATTQYINTIPADQQPKYPGDPDMEIKLHSYIRWNAMAMVVRANKHTNVGGHISSFASSAALYDVGFSHFWKATDHESGGDMIFFQGHSVPGVYARAYMLGRLTDSQLDGYRQEVDGTGISSYPHPWLMPDFWQFPTVSMGLGPLCAIYAARFTKYMASRGLIDAKKAEERKVWAFLGDGETDEVESLGAIGMAAREKLDNLIFVINCNLQRLDGPVRGNGKIIQELEGEFRGAGWNVIKLVWGTHWDTLFERDKTGILKKRMMELCDGEYQTFKAKDGAYVREHFFNTPELKALVADWTDDDVWQLNRGGHDLFKIFAAYDAAVKHKGQPTLILAKTIKGFGLGQSGEAMNIAHNTKKLDVESIKRFRDRFGLPVSDDKVADLPYLKFDEDSAEYKYMRERRMELGGFLPSRRTKAEALQVPGLDAFAALLKPSGEGRELSTTMIMVRIMNTLLKDKQIGKNIVPIVPDESRTFGMEGMFRQYGIWNQEGQKYVPEDHDQLMFYKESVTGQVLQEGINEAGSMADWIAAATAYSVHGVQMVPFYICYSMFGLQRTMDMCWAAADQRSRGFLIGGTAGRTTLNGEGLQHEDGHSQILANVIPNCVSYDPTFQYELAVIVQDGMRRMFAEQEDVYYYITVMNENYEHPELPAGSEADIIKGMYAFRKGAEGNGPRVQLLGSGTIFNEVIAAADLLKNDWGVDADIWGCPSFNELARDGQAAARWNLLHPLEAPKLSHVEQKLADAKGPVVAATDYIKLFAEQIRPFVKSSYITLGTDGFGRSDTREKLRHFFEVDRRWVTLAALKALADEGSIEREKVAAALVKYNLDPSKPNPMSV
- the aceF gene encoding dihydrolipoyllysine-residue acetyltransferase is translated as MSQLIEVKVPDIGDFSDVPVIELFVKVGDTIKVDDSIATLESDKATMDVPSSAAGVVKEVLINLGDKVSQGTLMIKVEAAGDSAAAAPAAAPAPAAAPAPAAAAPAAPPAAGGGIVEVKVPDIGDFDEVPVIELYVKAGDTIKVDDAIATLESDKATMDVPSSVAGVIKEVLVKLGDKVSEGSVLIKVEAAAAAAASAPAPAASAPAAPAAAPAPAAAPAPVAAPAPVAAASAPSAVKLGGKVHASPSVRAYSRELGVDLSTVKGSGPKNRILKEDVTAFIKGAMSSGVVPGKTPAAAAGGSLGGGLDLLPWPKVDFAKFGEVEVKPMSRIKKISGQNLARNWAMIPAVTYHEDADITDLEAFRVQMNKEYEKSGKKLTMLAFIIKASVRALQEFPEFNTSLDGDNLVYKKYFNIAFAADTPNGLVVPVVKEADKKSVFEIAAETGALAKKARDGKLGPADMSGACFTISSLGGIGGTYFAPIVNAPEVAILGVNKSAMKPVWDGKQFVPRLTLPMSLTADHRVIDGALATRFNVYLAQMLADFRRVML
- the lpdA gene encoding dihydrolipoyl dehydrogenase, coding for MSQIVEVKVPDIGDFDTVPIIELFVKVGDSIQVDDAICTLESDKATMDVPSEVAGVVKEVLVALGDKVGEGAVLLKVETAGASAAAPAAAQAPAAPAAAAAPAAAPSAAPAAASHGGTADIECDMLVLGAGPGGYSAAFRAADLGLKTVIVERYPSLGGVCLNVGCIPSKALLHVAEVMDEASHVSTAGISFAKPTVDVDALRKHKDGVIGKLTGGLAGMAKARKVEIVRGYGSFLDPNHVEVEVTTGTAQDKTGDKKVIRFKQCIIAAGSAAVHLPFIPRDPRIVDSTGALELRQVPEKMLVIGGGIIGLEMATVYSSLGSRIDVVEMLDGLMQGPDRDAVKVWEKQNAHRFDKVMLKTKTVGVEAKDDGLYVTFEGEGAPTEPVKYDMILQSAGRSPNGKKIAADKAGVIVGERGFIPVDAQMRTNVPHIFAIGDIVGQPMLAHKAVHEAHVAAEVAAGHKSAFDATVIPGVAYTHPEVAWVGYTEAQAKAEGKKVETAKFPWAASGRAIANGADYGFTKLIFDAESHRVIGGTIVGPSAGDMIGEVCLAIEMGADAVDIGKTIHPHPTLGETVGMAAEVAHGSCTDLPPMRKK
- a CDS encoding ABC transporter substrate-binding protein, which produces MLMTLTAGAQQPAVSNNPIKIGVSGPFTGGSAPMGISMREGIRIAAAEINAAGGLLGRPVELVERDDEARNERGANVVQELLNKEGVVAGLGIVNTGVALASQRYYQLARVPVITSVATGSLVTKQFHPPEFVDNYIFRVSANDTLQAAMIVEEAVDRRGFRRVAIFHDATNYGVLGREDLEAALDRRGMRPQLVERFQLRQADMTQALMRARQAGVDAILTYGIGPELAQIANGMARLQWKVPLIGSWTLAMSNFIDNAGPNAEGARMPQTFIQEPNSPRRKRFLDAWQALTGTERIPVPPAAAQGYDSALLLAAAIRQAGTTEGDRIRDALENLQTRVEGVIMDYERPFSRNNHETIAATGQIFMGEVRGGKVVFAYEEDRLRAVRR